The Candidatus Methylacidiphilales bacterium sequence GCGGGTTTGTATTTTGCGGCTTCATAGGTAACGGACGAGATCATTTCTCCACCACCTTGATAAGGTTGCATCGCCTCCAGCAAGTCCAGTCGGCCGTAGAGGACGCCGATCCCCGTCGGCCCCGCCATTTTATGGCCGGAAAACGCAAGAAAATCGCAGCCCATATCCTGCACATCCACCGATCGGTGTCCCGCGCTTTGGGCGGCATCCACCAGGGTGAGAATCCCGCGGCTCCTGGCCTTTGCGCAAAATTCCTTCACCGGGTTGACCAGCCCGAGCGTGTTCGAGATGTGGGTGAAGGCGAACAATTTGACCGGCGTTTGAAGCAGTTTGTCCAGGGCTTCCATATCCAGGGAAGCGCCGTTTTCCGTCACCGGCACATAGCGCAACTGGGCGCCCGTACGTTGGGCCAAAAGCTGCCAGGGCACCATATTGCTGTGATGCTCCATCTCCGTGAGCAGGATGGCGTCGCCGGGCTTCAGCTGTTCCGAGCCCCAGGCGTTTGCGACAAGATTGATGCTTTCGGTCGTGCCGCGTGTAAAAATAATCTCATCCGCCGACCGGGCATTCACAAAGGCGGCCGCGCGGGTCCGGGCGGCTTCATAGGCGGCGGTGGCGCGATTGCTGAGTTCATGCAGCCCGCGGTGGACATTGCTGTTTTCGAATTTGTAGTAGTGATCGAGCCGTTCGATGACCGGATTGGGCTTTTGGGTCGTGGCAGCGTTGTCGAGATAGAGCAACGGATGGCCGTTCACCTGCTGGTCCAGCACAGGGAAATCAGCGCGTAGTTTTGAAAAATCGGTCATGGTTAAGAAGAACATACTAATCCGAAACCTGCCGGGAGGCAAACCGAACTGTCTCAACAGGGTTGGCCCCGTGGAAGTCAGGAGGGGGATTACCCTCCGGACTGAAACCCGATTTTTGGTTTGGGAGGCAGCGGTGGCGGAGAAAGTAGAGGTAGAAGTTTATGATAGACATCGCACAAGGCCCTGTCATGGATCAACAAAGTTTTATCAATTTCTGCCAGGCGTTTTAGGATAGCGGCATTGGCGGTTAAAATTTCACGTTGTTTGATAAAAGCGCGAATAATAAAGACACTCATTTTGACCGCAGCCGGGCTGTTAAGCACGTTGGCCGCCATCAAGGCGCCATGCTCGGTGAAAGCATAGGGCCGGTAAACTGCCCCGCGACGACTGGAGGAACTGGTCGCAAATTGCGACCAGTTCAACGCATCTTCTTGTGAATCAGTAGCTTGTAAACTTATAGTTGCGGTTTGTGACCTCAGGTTGGCGCGTTCTTTTGCTGTAATTTGAAATACAAAATCCTTCGGAAAACGTTCCGCGTTTCGTTTTATTTGTTCGTTCAACCGCTTGGTTGTAACGCCGTAAAGCCGGGCAAGATCGGCATCTATCAAAACTGGTTGACCGCGAAGTACGAGTAAAGGAATGGGCGAGCTCATGGCTCAAAAATCCAGTTGCATGATCTAAAAATAGAGCGCGATTCGCATTCTTCTTGCTGGTTAGCCTGCATATTTCATACTCTTTTCAATGGTCAACCTGTTAGCGCCGGGACGTAACAGCGGAAAGACACGCGCCGGGCATATGCAGGCTCTTGCAAAACCGCCTCCAAATAAGGCAGTACCAATTCGAAAATCAAAACAAAATACCCATTCAGGCGGTTTTGCTTGTAACCCGGATGTTCCTGCACCCCAGTTCCCGCCAGACTTTGGAGCAGGACACTTTGCTGAGGTTTTCAGAAGCGTGTGAAACATCCGGGTTAGGCTCAGCCTGGCAGAAAAATCAGATTTCTAAAAAGCTGCTTTTAATGTCATCGCAAGTGTGTGATTAGGCCGGACTCGTATGGCGCAGAAGCGCCGACTTGGTTTAAAAAGTGTAAAAATTAAAAAAGAGTACTCGAACTATCTGGAGCAGCGCTGCTAAAAATGGGCATGAGCGTCGAGCTTCTGGCCCGCATCCAATTCGCCTTTACCGTGGCGTTTCACTATATATATCCGCCCCTGAGCATCGGACTCGGCGTTCTCCTGGTACTGATCGAAGGCGCCTGGCTCAAAACCCGAAACCCGCTCTATCACAGGATGGCCAAATTTTGGACCAGGGTTTTTGCCCTCACTTTTGCCATCGGCGTGGCCACCGGCATCGTGATGGAATTTGAGTTCGGCACCAACTGGGCCACCTATTCCCGCTATGTGGGGGACATTTTCGGCAGCGCCCTGGCCGCCGAGGGAATTTTCGCCTTTTTCCTGGAATCCGGGTTTCTGGCCATACTCTTGTTCGGCTGGGACAAGGTGGGGCCGAAGCTGCACTTTTTTTCCACGTTGATGGTCTGCCTGGGCGCGCACTTCAGCGCGGTCTGGATCGTTGTCGCCAATTCCTGGCAGCAAACGCCGGCCGGCTATCATATCATCGGCGAGGGCCTGAACGCCCGGGCTGAGATAACCAATTTTTGGGCCATGGTGTTCAACCCCTCGTCGATGGACCGGCTGAGCCATGTCGTCATGGGCGCCTGGCAGGCGGGCGCGTTCCTGGCGATCAGTGTTAGTGCGTTTTATTTGTTAAATAAGAGGCACGTCAGGTTCGCCCGGGCCTCGCTCAAGACCGGTCTCCTGGTGGCCGGCTTTGCCTCC is a genomic window containing:
- a CDS encoding ORF6N domain-containing protein, translating into MSSPIPLLVLRGQPVLIDADLARLYGVTTKRLNEQIKRNAERFPKDFVFQITAKERANLRSQTATISLQATDSQEDALNWSQFATSSSSRRGAVYRPYAFTEHGALMAANVLNSPAAVKMSVFIIRAFIKQREILTANAAILKRLAEIDKTLLIHDRALCDVYHKLLPLLSPPPLPPKPKIGFQSGG
- a CDS encoding cysteine desulfurase; the protein is MTDFSKLRADFPVLDQQVNGHPLLYLDNAATTQKPNPVIERLDHYYKFENSNVHRGLHELSNRATAAYEAARTRAAAFVNARSADEIIFTRGTTESINLVANAWGSEQLKPGDAILLTEMEHHSNMVPWQLLAQRTGAQLRYVPVTENGASLDMEALDKLLQTPVKLFAFTHISNTLGLVNPVKEFCAKARSRGILTLVDAAQSAGHRSVDVQDMGCDFLAFSGHKMAGPTGIGVLYGRLDLLEAMQPYQGGGEMISSVTYEAAKYKPAPHKFEAGTPNIADAIGLHAAMDYLDAVGREEISRHDMELAAYAFEKLSALRFLKILGPETGRAGLVTFVMDRIHAHDVVEMANTFGIALRGGHHCNQPLMKKLGTPSTARASFYLYNTREEVDKLAEALEKIHAYFLRT
- a CDS encoding cytochrome ubiquinol oxidase subunit I; this translates as MSVELLARIQFAFTVAFHYIYPPLSIGLGVLLVLIEGAWLKTRNPLYHRMAKFWTRVFALTFAIGVATGIVMEFEFGTNWATYSRYVGDIFGSALAAEGIFAFFLESGFLAILLFGWDKVGPKLHFFSTLMVCLGAHFSAVWIVVANSWQQTPAGYHIIGEGLNARAEITNFWAMVFNPSSMDRLSHVVMGAWQAGAFLAISVSAFYLLNKRHVRFARASLKTGLLVAGFASVMQLVTGHSSAVGVSRNQPAKLAAMEAHYAESAPADLYLFGWVNNKGETVNCGVRLPGMLSYLVHGDSKAPIQGLNAFKANERPPVNFVFQTYHLMVAVGMSLIGLSFLGLFLWWRGTLFTCRPVLWVMVFSVLGPQIANQAGWFTAEVGRQPWIVYNLLKTSDALSKVVTANEVLASLIMFTLIYILLFAVFIFLLDNKIRSGPDAHEELPGEPLAHLPRA